CTTCATTACTGACTCTATATCTGAGGCGCATAATTCCCATAGCCCTTTGCGCCCCATCAACACTGCTCGTTGCAGCAAGGCGGTGATTTTAATATGTTCTTCTGTATTCTGCGTGTCGGGTAATACAGGTAAATATGTTTCTAAAGGCGTGTTTTGGTAAATTTTAGTGAAGAATGTCTGGTCGTATTGGCGCCATACACGCAAAGATTCTTCTTCTTTAAAGCGCTTCTTTGCAGTGCCGCGCATGCCGGAGTGTACGCGCTGGCAAAACAACACCTTGTCTAAAGCGATTATTTTATTCTCTGCCGCCAGTCGTAATAACATTTCATAATCTTGGGAGCGCGCTAGCTTCTCATTAAATTCACCTGCTTTGGCATAACAGCTTTTGCGCACTAACATTCCCGGTTGAAATACATAGCAACGCTCTAATAATGATACATAAATTTTCTGAAACTCAAGAATTTCATGATAATGAAGCGGTGTAGGGTTAATAGGCACTGCTGCATGTGATTGCTTGAATTGCTCATATTTCCCTATAACAATGCCTGCATCTTTATTTTGCAGCAAAATGTTTTGCATGGTTTCCAGCGCATCGGGCGCAGCCAAATCATCATCATCAAATACCCATATAAACTCTCCGTTAGCCTGTGGCATCGCAAGATTTAATGCAGCGGCTTTTCCGCCATTTTCTTTGCGTAAAATAGTCACTCTGTCTTTATAACGCTCTAAAATTTCTGGCGTATTATCGGTGGAACCATCATCAACCACAATAATTTCAAGCGGAGGGCAGGTTTGTGCCAGAATGCTGTCTAATGCTTCGGCAATATAATCTGCACGGTTAAAGCTGGACATCAATACACTGGTTAGCGGAGTATCAATCATGGAGTACTCTAGATTTAGGTTTCAATAATATATAAAAATAAAACAATATGCCCATGCCATAGGGGCCAAGAATATCAACTTCTACAAAAGCGCGGATAATAAACATGGTAGCCACGGCGATGTATAACACGCTTTCTGCCTGGCGAACAGGGTTTAACACCCGCCCAAGCGCCTGAAAAAGGCTGAATAACAGTATCAACACCATCAATAATAGCCCTGCTAGCCCCAAATCGACCAGCGTTTGAATAAATAAATTATGGAAATGGAAGCCGGTACGGCTGGTAATATAAAACTCGTCCCAATACATTTCTGCAAGTAAGCGCCCATGCACCCAAAACCCTGCATACCCCACTCCAACAAGGTCATTCATACCCTGATGCATTCCTTGTTCCCATAAATAAGTTCTGCCAGTAAGAGTGGTGTCTTT
This region of Alphaproteobacteria bacterium genomic DNA includes:
- a CDS encoding glycosyltransferase, translating into MIDTPLTSVLMSSFNRADYIAEALDSILAQTCPPLEIIVVDDGSTDNTPEILERYKDRVTILRKENGGKAAALNLAMPQANGEFIWVFDDDDLAAPDALETMQNILLQNKDAGIVIGKYEQFKQSHAAVPINPTPLHYHEILEFQKIYVSLLERCYVFQPGMLVRKSCYAKAGEFNEKLARSQDYEMLLRLAAENKIIALDKVLFCQRVHSGMRGTAKKRFKEEESLRVWRQYDQTFFTKIYQNTPLETYLPVLPDTQNTEEHIKITALLQRAVLMGRKGLWELCASDIESVMKLAEKVDKTTLTQQERRILRKLLIENPYALDKEDDAEQFFRVWNTIPSSQLKKHMARNLIWALPYWFKTKMSESAAEAYKVLKGHDKVAQTCGVMSLLYAKPLDKLNK